The region GTGAGGGAGGAGCCGGCGACCTTGTCGACCGCGAGGTCGTCGATCGCGACGCCGACGACCTCGTCGGCGATCCCGTCGACGAACTCGCCCTGGTAGCGCACCGAGTTGGGGTTGGTGGCGTTCGAGACGACGTCGACGTCCTCGACGACACCCGCGGCGAGCGTGAGCGTGACCTCGATGCTCTCCTGGCCGCCGGGCGAGACGTAGGAGCCCGTGGCGGAGTAGGTGCCGTCCGCGTAGGTTCCGCCCGCGGTGGGTGAGGAGTCGGTGGCACCGGTCCCCTCGGACTCGGTCGTCTCCTCGGGCGAGGTGCCGGACTGCGAGACGCCGTCGGTCGGGGCGGCGCCGGACCCGTCGGCGCCGCAGGCACCGAGAGCACCCACGGC is a window of Litorihabitans aurantiacus DNA encoding:
- a CDS encoding FMN-binding protein, producing MTPAARRAVTVVASLAAVGALGACGADGSGAAPTDGVSQSGTSPEETTESEGTGATDSSPTAGGTYADGTYSATGSYVSPGGQESIEVTLTLAAGVVEDVDVVSNATNPNSVRYQGEFVDGIADEVVGVAIDDLAVDKVAGSSLTSGGFNEAVETIKGEAGA